Genomic DNA from Theobroma cacao cultivar B97-61/B2 chromosome 3, Criollo_cocoa_genome_V2, whole genome shotgun sequence:
tgattctttctGAGTTGCACAGTTCAAGTAATGTTATTTTAGTATATAGAAACGAGGCTTTTACTATTCAAATCAGGAATTGATTTCGAGTGTCCTAATACAACTGAAAAATAAACAGAATAgaattcaaattaataataCACTTCAACTATAGTTGAATTACTATTAACATAAAACACTAAAGTTTTGTGgccattaaaaattttgaaacgtGCATATTTTTATGATCTTAGTAAACCCTTTAACCTCTTTTCCTTTGGACGCAATAATATCTACACAATtagattttgaaaagaaaaaaaaaatccaaaatgcTTCTATCTGAGCAAAGAAATTAGTAacttaataataaaatctaaTAAACAACAAACTAGAATAGAATATCAGAAGCCATAGATTTAGTAATCCCAATTCagaatgatttttaaaattattagcTTTCGGAATAGGATCCAAATCAAAATGAACAAATAAGAACTATCAAAAAGACCTAATAATTTCAGATATAATTAAGCCCATTTCTaaagaaacataaaattattaaaataatttaattataacgATTAAAGACACAGTACAACAAAACGGACAAGAGAAGAAATATTCTTCAACTATTCAACCACAAAAGCATGCTACAACTGTCTTCTTTTTCTGCAATGCATCAAGCAAAAATTAACTACTGCTCACTCGGTTCAAGAACAAAGGTTTCTATTCAGAATAATTATCAGCTGTGTTGATGAATTCAAATTGTCTGACAAACAACCAGAAGAATTCTATGACTGTCACATTTGAATGTCTCAACCCAAGGAATATTTTTGTCTGTATCAAGCTCTATTTATATATCACATTTGAATTCAGAGCTCTGCAAGTTGCAGCTCAACAGATAAAGCTAGAGAACGAGCTGATGTTTACAGCGAATGCCCTCCTTTATCAATGGGTTTACGATAATGTATagaaattattcaaattttacaagtttttctttcttttgttgtttatttttacCCGCCCTTGATTCTATAAGGAGTGCTTTAATGATTATATATAATCATGGGTTATATATGgcttattaatatatatggTTAATTAGTTCGTATTCTTTTCTTGAATTGACAATAGTGCATAGAAAATGCTAGAAAAATAAGATTGtcattatatttcataaaaacaagaaaaataaatacaacagtcacttattaaaaataaaaaaaataattaaataaaatttaaaagacaatatctatactaaaaaataaaattaacatttaTCCTCAAAAATCAAGGCTATcgaaatttaaattcaactgATGGTTGGACCCAAATGTGAGGAGGAGGTAAATCTGTTTGCTGAGCTTTTCGTCGATAATATTTTTCCACTTTTCCATCTTTCATGTTGAAAACACCATTATCTCGAGGGCCAAGTGGCCAATAACCagtaaaaatgaaataatcaTCTGTGAAATATATAGAATTAGGTTGGCCTTCAGGAAAATCCAAAGCTGAAACAACACAGGTTTGATTATCACCCACAAACACTACATCTCCATCTATATTCTTGACCTCTTTTTCCTCTAACAATTTACCACTTTGATCATCCAAAACCAACTTGAAAACCTTGAAACTCTTagtaaaataagaataatcaCGAGAGTCCTCAAATTcgattttctttttaatagaGAATAGATCTCCTTTAGATGATTCAACAAGATATGCTCGATTAACATAGTCTTCTATCCTTTGATATGCCGACCTGACTATCTTCACTTTTGGTGATTTCAAACTATCGTCAAGACTATCATTAATAGCAAAAGATATTACCAAACTCCGAGTTCCAATAGCATATgctaaatttttgtaaaaaataacATCAGTGAAAGCTGTCAAATTCTTATCCAAATATATCCAACTTTTCTGTGTAGGCTTATAGAAGGCTAATCTGGCTCTATTGCTATAAATAACCACAACCACATAATTATCTGGATGTGATAAAGGATCAGCTGACAAGATAACCTTATGAACGTCAAATTGGTAACCTGCTGATGTTCGATCTGATAGAAGTTCAATCTCAGGAAGATCAATTGTGATTCCATCCTTAAAAGGATTTACGAGAGTTATAACCATATTGTTGTTCACAGCCGCTAACCAACCATAAGAAGAACCACAAAATCTCATAATATGAGATTTTGGTAATTCAATGTTGCAGAATTTTGTTTTGACTTGTAGGCTACATAATTGTCGAATTCTGTTGCTCATTCTTGTTGGAATCAACAACATGGGAACTAGATTAGGTGATGATTGCCTTTTCAAGTCAACAAAATTATTGAAGGCTGAATGCCAATGCTTACAAACTGCACCAAATCGAACTTGATTGCTATAGGCATCTAATTTGTTAAGAACTAAAAAGAAACAGAGCGTGGGAAGATTTTCCCAATTTGCTTCAACATTCTCCATGCTATTGCTAATGAAACAATttgaaaaagtagaaaaatattaaggaaaacgtgaagaaaagaaatagaaaagagTATTACCTAACTT
This window encodes:
- the LOC18606203 gene encoding F-box protein SKIP23, producing the protein MENVEANWENLPTLCFFLVLNKLDAYSNQVRFGAVCKHWHSAFNNFVDLKRQSSPNLVPMLLIPTRMSNRIRQLCSLQVKTKFCNIELPKSHIMRFCGSSYGWLAAVNNNMVITLVNPFKDGITIDLPEIELLSDRTSAGYQFDVHKVILSADPLSHPDNYVVVVIYSNRARLAFYKPTQKSWIYLDKNLTAFTDVIFYKNLAYAIGTRSLVISFAINDSLDDSLKSPKVKIVRSAYQRIEDYVNRAYLVESSKGDLFSIKKKIEFEDSRDYSYFTKSFKVFKLVLDDQSGKLLEEKEVKNIDGDVVFVGDNQTCVVSALDFPEGQPNSIYFTDDYFIFTGYWPLGPRDNGVFNMKDGKVEKYYRRKAQQTDLPPPHIWVQPSVEFKFR